The following coding sequences are from one Canis lupus baileyi chromosome 23, mCanLup2.hap1, whole genome shotgun sequence window:
- the LOC140615222 gene encoding LOW QUALITY PROTEIN: cell growth-regulating nucleolar protein-like (The sequence of the model RefSeq protein was modified relative to this genomic sequence to represent the inferred CDS: substituted 1 base at 1 genomic stop codon) — protein sequence MVFFTCNACGESVKKVQVEKHVAVCRNCECLSCMDCGKDFWGDDYNHHVKCISEEQKYGGKGYEGKTHKGDVILLQARIQKINELIKRPNVSPKVRELLEQISGFDNVPRKRAKFQNWKKNSLKVHNESVLEQVWNIFSEASSNEAVSKGQAQQPLAQVASPPRAELSAQVLAVGTNDPTEKQAEVKKNKRERKEERQKNRKKEKKELKLENPQENSKGQKPKKRKTGQEAGEEAPASAGKSSQSKAGEAKGAADRAEEGEAEESRKARPGKRKQKHSEDDIESKKKKVKFXGPSEGGEPEDHESPAKGKFNWKGTIKAVLKQAPDNELAIKKLRKKLLAQYYAVTNEHHRSQEELLIIFNKKISKNPTFELLKDKVKLLK from the coding sequence atggtattttttacatGCAATGCATGTGGTGAATCAGTGAAGAAAGTACAAGTGGAAAAGCACGTGGCTGTTTGCAGAAACTGTGAATGCCTGTCTTGCATGGACTGTGGTAAAGATTTCTGGGGTGATGACTACAACCACCATGTGAAGTGCATCAGTGAAGAACAAAAGTACGGTGGCAAAGGTTATGAAGGTAAAACCCACAAAGGTGATGTTATCCTGTTGCAGGCACGGATTcagaaaattaatgaattaataaaaagacCCAATGTCAGCCCCAAAGTGAGGGAACTTTTAGAGCAAATTAGTGGTTTTGACAACGTTCCCAGGAAAAGGGCAAAATTTCAGAACTGGAAGAAGAACAGTTTAAAAGTCCATAATGAATCTGTTCTGGAGCAGGTGTGGAATATCTTTTCTGAAGCTTCCAGCAACGAAGCGGTCAGTAAGGGTCAAGCCCAGCAGCCACTCGCCCAGGTGGCCAGCCCGCCCCGCGCAGAGCTCTCTGCCCAGGTTCTAGCCGTTGGAACAAATGACCCCACAGAAAAGCAAGCAGAggtaaagaagaataaaagagaaaggaaggaagaaaggcagaagaatagaaagaaggagaagaaagaactaaaattaGAAAACCCCCAAGAGAATTCGAAAGGTCAGAAGCCTAAGAAGCGCAAAACAGGCCAGGAGGCCGGAGAGGAGGCCCCTGCCTCCGCAGGGAAGAGCAGCCAGAGCAAGGCGGGTGAGGCCAAGGGAGCCGCTGACAGAGCTGAGGAGGGAGAGGCCGAGGAGTCCAGGAAAGCCCGGCCTgggaagagaaagcagaagcaCTCGGAAGATGACATAGAGTCTAAGAAGAAAAAGGTAAAGTTCTGAGGACCTTCAGAGGGTGGAGAACCAGAGGACCACGAATCTCCTGCAAAAGGTAAATTCAACTGGAAGGGAACTATTAAAGCAGTTCTCAAACAGGCCCCAGACAATGAACTAGCAATcaaaaagctgaggaaaaagcTCTTGGCGCAGTATTACGCAGTCACCAATGAACATCACAGATCGCAAGAGGAGCTCCTGATCATCTTTAACAAGAAAATCAGCAAGAACCCCACCTTTGAGTTACTAAAGGACAAAGTCAAGCTTTTGAAATga